One Scyliorhinus canicula chromosome 14, sScyCan1.1, whole genome shotgun sequence genomic region harbors:
- the txndc9 gene encoding thioredoxin domain-containing protein 9 — protein MASNPSMAMLSKVLEQQMLQTTEIVEQHLDTEIEKFEKMDADELEKLREKRLESMKKAQHQKQEWLSKGHGEYKEIPSEKDFFQEVKESKNVVCHFYRDTTFRCKIVDKHLAILAKKHFETKFIKLNAEKAPFLSERLRIKVIPTMVLVKDGKAEDYIVGFDDLGCTDNFTTETLEWRLGCTAIINYSGNLMEPPFQLQRKSGCITKMEKKAIRGKGNDSDSDDD, from the exons ATGGCAAGTAACCCCTCGATGGCTATGCTCAGTAAAGTTCTTGAGCAGCAAATGCTGCAGACAACTGAAATAGTTGAGCAACATCTAGATACAGAGATTGAAAAGTTTGAAAAGATGGATGCAGATGAGCTAGAGAAACTCCGAGAAAAGAGGCTTGAATCAATGAAGAAAGCACAGCATCAGAAACAG GAATGGCTTTCCAAGGGCCATGGCGAATACAAGGAGATTCCCAGTGAAAAAGATTTTTTTCAAGAGGTCAAAGAGAGTAAAAATGTGGTTTGCCACTTTTATAGAGATACCACATTTAG ATGCAAGATAGTAGACAAGCACTTGGCTATTCTCGCGAAAAAGCACTTTGAAACCAAGTTCATTAAATTAAATGCAGAAAAAGCTCCTTTCCTTTCTGAGAGATTACGAATCAAAGTAATTCCAACAATGGTTTTGGTGAAAGACGGAAAAGCTGAAGATTACATAGTTGGTTTTGATGATCTTGGTTGCACTGATAACTTCACCACTGAGACTTTGGAATGGCGATTGGGCTGTACTGCCATCATTAACTACAG TGGAAATTTGATGGAACCACCTTTCCAACTGCAAAGAAAAAGTGGATGCATCACAAAGATGGAGAAAAAGGCGATTAGAGGAAAGGGCAATGATTCTGATTCAGATGATGATTAG